One window from the genome of Egibacteraceae bacterium encodes:
- a CDS encoding zf-HC2 domain-containing protein: MRTLLAQMRDMVECRRIKPLLQPFLDGELGDSEAVLVSTHVDACRRCGLAAETFRGIKAGLARLAEEPDRETVQRLERFVDELDVDG, encoded by the coding sequence GTGAGAACGCTGCTCGCGCAGATGCGCGACATGGTGGAGTGCCGGCGGATCAAGCCGCTGCTGCAGCCGTTCCTGGACGGCGAGCTCGGTGACAGCGAGGCTGTGCTCGTCTCCACGCACGTGGACGCCTGCCGGCGCTGCGGCCTGGCGGCAGAGACGTTCCGTGGGATCAAGGCCGGACTCGCCCGGCTCGCCGAGGAGCCCGACCGCGAGACCGTGCAGCGTCTCGAGCGGTTCGTGGACGAGCTCGACGTCGACGGTTGA